In Paenibacillus algicola, a genomic segment contains:
- a CDS encoding phosphoadenylyl-sulfate reductase gives MNLLEKEQLIQEQAIALETASAEEIIRYAVQTFPNITFACSFGAEDVVLVDMVQKISPGTDIFYLDTDFHFEETYHTRDRLVAKYNMEFVRVAPVLSPEEQAAQHGDTLWQVNPNQCCNIRKVEPLTRILSQYDAWITGIRRDQAPTRANAKKIEYDHKFGLVKFNPIADWTQDEVWAYIREHDVIYNPLHDQNYPSIGCHYCTRQVMPGEDPRAGRWSGNEKTECGLHK, from the coding sequence TGAACTTATTAGAGAAAGAGCAGTTAATCCAAGAGCAGGCTATTGCATTAGAGACGGCTTCTGCTGAAGAAATCATTCGATACGCTGTTCAAACCTTTCCCAACATTACGTTTGCCTGCAGCTTTGGTGCAGAGGATGTAGTGCTGGTGGATATGGTTCAGAAGATCAGCCCGGGAACGGATATCTTTTATTTGGATACCGACTTTCACTTTGAAGAGACGTACCATACCCGGGATCGGTTAGTAGCGAAATATAATATGGAATTTGTACGCGTTGCACCAGTCCTCTCGCCGGAAGAGCAGGCGGCACAGCATGGAGATACGTTATGGCAGGTGAACCCGAACCAATGCTGCAATATCCGCAAGGTAGAGCCGCTCACACGAATTTTGTCTCAGTATGATGCCTGGATTACAGGGATCCGACGCGATCAGGCGCCCACACGCGCCAATGCCAAAAAGATCGAGTATGACCATAAGTTTGGCCTGGTGAAGTTTAATCCGATCGCAGATTGGACTCAGGATGAGGTATGGGCATATATCCGGGAGCATGACGTTATTTATAATCCGCTTCATGATCAGAATTATCCGAGTATCGGCTGCCACTATTGCACTCGTCAGGTGATGCCGGGTGAGGATCCGCGTGCTGGACGCTGGTCCGGGAATGAGAAAACGGAGTGCGGACTTCATAAATAA